A region from the Pelobates fuscus isolate aPelFus1 chromosome 1, aPelFus1.pri, whole genome shotgun sequence genome encodes:
- the OLIG1 gene encoding oligodendrocyte transcription factor 1 → MQICKEKLISSINMHGCGRNHGDLKDEQQQLRKKINSRERKRMQDLNLAMDALREVIMPYSATHCQSSPGRKLSKIATLLLARNYILLLGSSLQELRRIIGDMSGPGPKLLLAGLPLFASPGSVFLTPGASNNPDLQHSNKYHSLALEDQPCSAFNLPGGASLCPCTICRFAHFIPASLSIKSIQLSK, encoded by the coding sequence ATGCAGATCTGCAAAGAGAAGCTCATCTCCTCTATTAACATGCATGGATGTGGAAGGAACCACGGTGATCTGAAGGACGAGCAACAACAGCTAAGGAAAAAGATAAACAGCAGGGAAAGGAAAAGGATGCAGGATCTCAATCTAGCAATGGATGCCTTGAGGGAAGTCATCATGCCATACTCCGCAACCCATTGCCAGAGCTCACCTGGAAGAAAACTTTCCAAGATTGCAACACTTCTCCTGGCCAGGAATTATATACTGTTACTTGGAAGTTCTCTCCAAGAATTAAGGAGGATCATTGGGGACATGAGTGGCCCAGGGCCTAAGTTGCTTCTAGCTGGCTTGCCCCTGTTTGCGTCTCCAGGATCTGTGTTTTTAACCCCCGGGGCCAGCAATAACCCAGACCTCCAGCACTCTAATAAATATCATTCACTAGCCCTGGAAGACCAACCATGCTCTGCCTTTAACTTACCAGGAGGTGCCAGTCTGTGCCCCTGTACAATATGCCGATTTGCTCACTTTATCCCAGCTAGCCTTAGCATAAAATCCATACAGTTATCTAAATAA